The proteins below are encoded in one region of Shewanella algae:
- the gltB gene encoding glutamate synthase large subunit, translating to MSLYHPSFERDNCGFGLIAQMDGEASHRIVRTAIHGLDRMKHRGGIAADGRTGDGCGLLMQMPTGFFEAIAAEQGWHLSRKFAVGMLFLNQDETLAAEARILLERELEKETLSIAGWRPVPVNPEVLGEIGKSSLPQIWQVLINAPIGWREKDLERRLYMARRRLEQQLTQDKDFYVASLSGQVIVYKGLMMPADLPAFYPDLADIRLQSSICLFHQRFSTNTSPKWPLAQPFRFLAHNGEINTITGNRQWARARAYKFNSPLLPDLQQAAPFVNETGSDSSSLDNMLEMLLAGGMDLYRAMRLLIPPAWQSNPEMDEELKAFYDFNSMHMEPWDGPAGIVMTNGRHAACAVDRNGLRPSRYVITKDRILTLASEVGIWDYGPDEVIEKGRVGPGELLVLDTLSGRLYQSFEIDNDLKRRHPYKEWMAKNSQTLVPAEQLSPQDQGVSEFNQGTLLQYQKLFGYSREELEQVIWVLASKGEEATGSMGDDTPMAVLSKKQRSLYDYFRQKFAQVTNPPIDPLREKHVMSLATCIGREQNLFNETTGHAYRVMFNSPILLFSDFNQLLSLDSTYYRANKVDLNYPASEGLSQAIKRITDEAERLARTGTTLIVLSDRAVSKDTLVIPAAMAVGSVQQMLVNKSLRCDTNIIVETASARDPHHFAVLLGFGATAIYPYLVYESIAELAKRHQAEDIVNLMLNFRYGIEKGLRKIMSKMGISTVASYRCSQQFEAIGLADEVIKQCFNGVVSRIQGVGFDGIEADQQLLSQAAFRPHVPLPQGGLLKYVEGGEYHCFNPDVVNTLQQALKEVDYPLYKRFAELVDQRPVATLRDLLSIKQQRESIALKDVEGAKTLFPRFDSAAMSIGALSPEAHEALAIAMNRLGGRSNSGEGGEDARRFNSERNSAIKQIASGRFGVTAHYLINAEVLQIKVAQGAKPGEGGQLPGHKVSVEIAGLRHARPGVTLISPPPHHDIYSIEDLAQLIFDLKQINPKALISVKLVSEPGVGTIATGVAKAYADMITVSGYDGGTGASPLTSVKYAGSPWELGLAEVHQSLVANGLRHKIRLQVDGGLKTGTDVIKAALLGAESFGFGTVPMIALGCKYLRICHLNNCATGVATQDKTLRDKHYHGLPERVMTYFEFVAEEVREWMAKLGVSEFEQLVGRSDWLQAIEGQTAKQQGLDLTPILFKPEVLPSTSLTWKETNTPADPGSLNQELLAKCAERATKGEGFDVCFPINNTDRSVGAALSGHIAATWGVKGCPKPIRLSFNGSAGQSFGVWNSPGLELSLCGDANDYVGKGMSGGKIAIYPPLGSAFQSERSAIVGNTCLYGATGGKLFAAGRAGERFAVRNSGALAVVEGVGDNGCEYMTGGIVVVLGTTGVNFGAGMTGGFAYVFDQFGRFNRRVNTELVDTLKLESPIHQQHLKGLIEQHVAETGSEHASAILSEFENWLDCFVLVKPKNIQVSDLLKLEQPSPELAVKAG from the coding sequence ATGAGCTTGTATCATCCCAGTTTCGAGCGGGATAACTGTGGTTTTGGATTGATAGCCCAGATGGATGGCGAAGCCAGCCATCGCATTGTTCGCACGGCAATCCATGGCCTCGACCGCATGAAACATCGTGGTGGTATTGCAGCTGACGGACGCACTGGCGACGGTTGCGGTTTGCTGATGCAAATGCCCACAGGATTCTTTGAGGCCATTGCGGCCGAGCAGGGCTGGCATCTCAGCCGTAAGTTCGCCGTTGGCATGCTGTTTTTAAACCAGGACGAAACCCTGGCAGCCGAAGCCAGAATATTGCTTGAGCGGGAACTGGAGAAAGAGACCCTGAGTATTGCCGGCTGGCGTCCGGTTCCGGTTAACCCGGAAGTGCTCGGCGAGATAGGCAAGTCCAGTTTGCCGCAAATTTGGCAAGTGCTCATCAATGCTCCCATTGGCTGGCGTGAAAAAGATCTGGAGCGGCGCCTCTATATGGCTCGCCGCCGCCTCGAGCAGCAATTGACCCAGGATAAAGACTTCTATGTAGCCAGCCTTTCCGGCCAGGTCATTGTCTACAAAGGCTTGATGATGCCGGCCGATCTGCCGGCCTTTTATCCGGATCTGGCCGATATTAGGCTGCAAAGCTCTATCTGCCTGTTCCACCAGCGCTTCTCGACCAACACCTCACCCAAGTGGCCACTGGCACAGCCGTTCCGTTTTCTGGCCCACAATGGCGAGATCAATACCATCACGGGTAACCGCCAATGGGCTCGGGCGCGGGCTTACAAGTTCAACTCACCGCTGCTGCCTGACTTGCAGCAGGCCGCCCCGTTTGTCAATGAAACCGGCTCAGATTCATCGTCACTGGACAATATGCTGGAGATGCTGCTGGCCGGCGGCATGGACCTTTACCGCGCCATGCGTTTGCTTATCCCGCCTGCATGGCAGAGTAACCCCGAGATGGATGAAGAGCTCAAGGCCTTCTATGACTTTAACTCCATGCACATGGAGCCTTGGGATGGCCCGGCAGGGATAGTCATGACCAACGGTCGCCACGCCGCCTGTGCGGTTGATCGCAACGGGCTGCGGCCATCACGCTATGTGATCACCAAAGACAGAATTCTCACTCTGGCCTCGGAAGTGGGTATCTGGGACTATGGCCCGGATGAAGTGATTGAAAAAGGCCGGGTCGGCCCGGGTGAACTTTTGGTGCTCGACACCCTCAGCGGCCGTCTTTATCAGTCATTCGAAATCGATAACGACCTCAAACGTCGTCACCCCTATAAGGAGTGGATGGCAAAGAATAGTCAGACTCTGGTGCCGGCTGAGCAACTGTCGCCGCAGGATCAGGGCGTCAGTGAATTCAACCAGGGCACTTTGCTGCAGTACCAGAAGCTGTTCGGCTACAGCCGTGAAGAGCTTGAGCAAGTGATCTGGGTACTGGCCAGCAAAGGCGAAGAAGCCACCGGCTCCATGGGCGATGACACTCCGATGGCAGTGCTGTCGAAGAAACAGCGCTCGCTGTATGACTATTTCCGGCAAAAGTTTGCCCAGGTCACCAACCCGCCAATCGACCCGCTGCGGGAGAAACATGTGATGTCGCTGGCCACCTGTATCGGCCGCGAGCAGAACCTGTTTAACGAAACCACAGGACACGCCTATCGGGTGATGTTCAATTCGCCTATCTTGCTGTTCAGTGACTTCAACCAACTGCTGAGTCTGGACAGCACCTATTACCGTGCCAACAAGGTTGACCTTAACTACCCGGCCTCCGAAGGCCTGAGTCAGGCAATCAAACGGATCACAGATGAAGCCGAACGCCTGGCACGCACCGGCACCACCCTGATCGTGCTCTCGGATCGCGCCGTCAGCAAAGATACCCTGGTCATTCCGGCCGCCATGGCGGTAGGTTCAGTACAACAGATGCTGGTGAACAAGAGCCTGCGCTGTGACACCAACATCATAGTGGAGACGGCCTCGGCCCGGGATCCGCACCATTTCGCGGTACTGCTGGGCTTTGGCGCTACGGCCATTTACCCCTACCTGGTGTACGAGTCCATTGCCGAACTCGCCAAGCGCCATCAGGCCGAGGATATCGTCAATCTGATGCTCAACTTCCGCTACGGCATTGAGAAGGGGCTGCGCAAGATCATGTCCAAGATGGGGATCAGCACAGTCGCCTCCTATCGCTGCAGCCAGCAGTTTGAGGCCATAGGCCTGGCCGACGAGGTAATTAAACAATGCTTCAACGGCGTGGTCAGCCGTATTCAGGGTGTGGGTTTCGATGGTATAGAAGCCGATCAGCAACTGCTGAGTCAGGCGGCCTTCCGCCCCCATGTACCGCTGCCGCAGGGCGGTTTGCTCAAGTACGTTGAGGGCGGCGAATACCACTGCTTTAACCCGGATGTGGTCAACACCCTGCAACAAGCTCTGAAAGAGGTGGATTACCCGCTCTATAAACGGTTTGCCGAGTTGGTAGACCAAAGACCTGTCGCCACCTTGAGGGATCTGCTGAGCATCAAACAGCAGCGCGAGAGCATAGCGCTCAAGGATGTGGAAGGGGCCAAGACACTCTTCCCCAGATTCGACAGCGCCGCCATGAGTATCGGCGCCCTGAGCCCGGAAGCCCACGAAGCGCTGGCCATCGCCATGAACCGTCTCGGCGGTCGCTCAAACTCGGGCGAAGGCGGCGAAGATGCCCGCCGATTCAACAGCGAACGCAATTCGGCCATCAAGCAGATAGCCTCTGGCCGCTTTGGGGTAACCGCCCATTATCTGATTAACGCCGAAGTGTTGCAGATCAAGGTCGCCCAGGGTGCCAAGCCCGGTGAAGGCGGTCAGCTGCCCGGTCATAAGGTCAGTGTTGAAATCGCCGGCCTCAGGCACGCCCGCCCGGGCGTGACGCTGATATCACCGCCGCCGCACCACGATATTTACTCCATCGAGGATTTGGCGCAGCTGATATTCGACCTCAAGCAGATAAACCCCAAGGCGCTTATCTCGGTCAAGCTGGTCTCTGAGCCGGGCGTTGGCACCATAGCCACAGGGGTTGCCAAGGCCTATGCCGATATGATTACTGTTTCCGGCTACGATGGCGGCACAGGCGCCAGCCCGCTGACATCGGTCAAGTATGCCGGTAGTCCTTGGGAGCTGGGCCTTGCCGAAGTTCACCAGTCTCTGGTGGCCAATGGTCTGCGACACAAAATACGCCTGCAGGTGGATGGTGGTCTCAAGACTGGCACAGATGTTATCAAGGCGGCCTTACTGGGTGCCGAGAGCTTCGGCTTTGGCACTGTGCCCATGATAGCGCTCGGCTGCAAATACCTGCGTATCTGCCACCTCAACAACTGTGCCACCGGGGTCGCCACTCAGGACAAGACCTTGAGAGACAAGCACTATCATGGCTTGCCCGAGCGAGTGATGACTTACTTTGAGTTTGTCGCCGAAGAGGTGCGTGAATGGATGGCCAAGCTGGGGGTCAGTGAGTTTGAACAATTGGTAGGACGCAGCGATTGGCTGCAGGCCATCGAAGGCCAGACCGCCAAGCAGCAGGGACTGGATCTGACCCCTATCCTGTTCAAACCCGAAGTATTGCCAAGCACCAGTCTGACCTGGAAAGAGACCAATACGCCGGCAGATCCCGGCAGCCTGAACCAGGAACTGCTGGCCAAGTGCGCCGAGCGCGCCACCAAGGGCGAAGGTTTCGATGTCTGCTTCCCCATCAATAATACCGACCGCTCGGTAGGCGCCGCGCTTTCGGGCCATATTGCGGCAACCTGGGGCGTAAAAGGCTGTCCCAAGCCAATAAGGCTCAGCTTCAACGGCAGCGCCGGTCAGAGTTTCGGGGTCTGGAACAGCCCTGGACTCGAGCTGTCACTGTGCGGCGACGCCAACGACTATGTGGGTAAAGGTATGTCCGGCGGCAAAATCGCCATCTATCCGCCGCTCGGCAGCGCCTTCCAATCCGAGCGCAGCGCCATTGTCGGTAATACCTGTCTCTATGGCGCCACCGGCGGCAAGCTGTTTGCGGCGGGACGAGCCGGTGAGCGTTTCGCGGTCAGAAATTCAGGGGCGCTGGCGGTAGTTGAAGGGGTCGGTGACAACGGCTGTGAATATATGACAGGCGGCATAGTGGTGGTGCTGGGTACCACGGGCGTCAACTTTGGCGCCGGTATGACCGGCGGTTTCGCCTATGTGTTCGACCAATTCGGCCGCTTCAACCGTAGGGTCAATACCGAACTGGTCGACACCCTCAAGCTGGAGTCGCCGATTCATCAGCAACACCTCAAAGGGCTGATAGAGCAGCATGTGGCCGAGACCGGCAGTGAACACGCCAGTGCCATTCTCAGTGAGTTTGAAAACTGGCTCGATTGTTTTGTCCTGGTCAAGCCCAAGAATATTCAGGTTTCGGATCTGCTCAAACTGGAACAACCGAGCCCGGAACTGGCCGTAAAAGCGGGGTAA
- a CDS encoding FAD-dependent oxidoreductase, which yields MSNDFQFIEVGRIDPSKQAISRRKTEFIEIYQPFAQAQVDQQADRCLDCGNPYCEWKCPLHNYIPNWLKLAKQGRILEAADLVHETNTLPEVCGRVCPQDRLCEGACTLNDDFGAVTIGNVEKYITDTAIAQGWRPDMSQVTPRSERVAIIGAGPAGLGCADILARNGVKAVVFDKYPQIGGLLTYGIPAFKLDKSVMATRRSVMEDMGIEFRLGVTVGQDIPFAELLANFDAVFLGMGTYNAMQAGLPGEEAEGVIQALPYLIANTRELMGQADPAQPYIDLKGKKVVVLGGGDTAMDCVRTAVRQGAESVICAYRRDEENMPGSRREVQNAREEGVEFLFNRQPVAIATDDGKVKGVEFVETALGNADASGRRRPEPIPGSDQLLDADAVIVAFGFQPSPAPWFAEFDIALDQWGRVKAEKEAANPFQTSNPKVFAGGDMVRGSDLVVTAIAEGRDAALGILNFLS from the coding sequence ATGAGTAACGATTTTCAGTTTATCGAAGTGGGTCGTATCGACCCGAGCAAGCAGGCTATCTCACGCCGCAAGACAGAGTTTATTGAGATTTACCAACCCTTTGCCCAGGCGCAGGTCGACCAGCAGGCCGACCGCTGCCTGGACTGTGGTAACCCTTACTGCGAGTGGAAGTGCCCACTGCACAACTATATTCCCAACTGGCTCAAGCTGGCCAAACAGGGACGTATCCTGGAAGCGGCAGACCTGGTGCATGAAACCAATACCCTGCCGGAGGTCTGCGGCCGAGTCTGCCCGCAGGACAGGCTCTGTGAAGGCGCCTGTACCCTGAATGATGATTTCGGCGCCGTCACCATAGGCAATGTGGAAAAATACATCACGGATACCGCCATCGCCCAAGGCTGGCGCCCGGACATGAGCCAGGTGACGCCCAGAAGCGAGCGGGTCGCCATCATAGGCGCGGGGCCGGCCGGTCTTGGCTGCGCCGATATCCTGGCCCGCAACGGAGTCAAGGCGGTGGTCTTTGACAAGTACCCTCAGATAGGCGGCCTGCTGACCTATGGTATTCCCGCCTTTAAGCTCGACAAGTCAGTGATGGCTACCCGCCGCAGCGTGATGGAAGACATGGGGATAGAGTTCCGCCTCGGCGTCACAGTCGGCCAGGATATTCCCTTTGCCGAGTTGCTGGCCAACTTCGATGCCGTGTTCCTCGGCATGGGTACCTATAACGCCATGCAGGCGGGCCTGCCCGGTGAAGAGGCCGAAGGGGTTATTCAGGCCCTGCCCTACCTGATTGCCAACACCCGAGAGTTAATGGGGCAAGCCGATCCGGCGCAGCCCTATATCGACCTCAAGGGCAAGAAGGTAGTAGTACTCGGCGGCGGTGATACCGCCATGGACTGTGTGCGCACGGCGGTGCGCCAAGGCGCCGAGTCGGTTATCTGTGCCTATCGCCGCGACGAGGAGAATATGCCGGGTTCGCGCCGTGAGGTGCAAAATGCCCGCGAAGAAGGGGTCGAGTTCCTGTTCAACCGCCAGCCGGTGGCGATTGCCACAGACGATGGCAAGGTCAAGGGAGTCGAATTTGTTGAAACCGCGCTAGGCAACGCCGATGCCAGTGGTCGTCGGCGTCCTGAGCCCATCCCGGGCAGCGACCAGCTGCTGGACGCCGACGCCGTGATTGTAGCCTTCGGTTTCCAACCCAGCCCGGCGCCCTGGTTTGCCGAGTTTGATATCGCCCTGGATCAATGGGGCCGGGTAAAAGCCGAGAAAGAAGCGGCCAATCCGTTCCAAACCAGCAATCCTAAAGTGTTTGCCGGTGGTGACATGGTCAGGGGTTCAGATCTGGTGGTCACCGCCATCGCCGAAGGACGTGATGCGGCGCTTGGGATACTCAACTTCCTCAGCTGA
- a CDS encoding 5'-methylthioadenosine/adenosylhomocysteine nucleosidase codes for MKIGIIGAMEPEVAHLIASLENPQHSKVAGIEFVSGTLVGKEVIVTRSGIGKVAASIATSLLIEKFAPDAVINTGSAGGFVDALQIGDIVISDEVRYHDVDVTAFGYEMGQMAQQPVAFIPDHKLMLAAKQAIAGLGEVKAIEGLICTGDSFICDPERTAVMLKHFPTMAACEMEGAAIAQVCHQFGVPFVVIRSLSDNANNDSPVDFDAYLVKAGHHSALMVIGMLHHL; via the coding sequence ATGAAAATCGGTATTATCGGCGCCATGGAGCCGGAAGTTGCTCACCTGATTGCCTCTTTGGAAAACCCACAGCACAGCAAGGTTGCCGGCATTGAATTTGTCAGCGGCACTCTGGTTGGCAAAGAAGTCATAGTTACCCGCTCCGGCATAGGCAAGGTTGCCGCCAGCATAGCGACCAGTCTGTTGATTGAAAAGTTCGCCCCGGATGCGGTCATCAATACCGGCTCAGCCGGTGGATTTGTCGATGCGCTGCAGATAGGTGACATAGTGATTTCCGATGAAGTCCGCTACCACGATGTCGATGTCACCGCCTTTGGCTATGAGATGGGCCAGATGGCGCAGCAACCCGTAGCCTTTATCCCTGATCACAAGCTGATGCTCGCGGCCAAACAGGCTATCGCAGGTTTAGGAGAGGTCAAAGCCATTGAAGGCCTTATCTGCACAGGTGACAGCTTTATTTGCGATCCCGAGCGCACCGCCGTCATGCTGAAGCATTTCCCCACCATGGCCGCCTGTGAAATGGAAGGCGCGGCCATTGCTCAGGTGTGTCATCAGTTCGGCGTTCCCTTTGTGGTGATCCGCTCTCTGTCCGATAATGCCAACAACGACTCTCCGGTCGACTTTGATGCCTATCTGGTCAAGGCGGGGCACCACTCGGCCCTGATGGTCATAGGCATGCTGCATCACCTTTAA
- a CDS encoding cobalamin biosynthesis protein CobD/CbiB: protein MSLPFYEQLLALDGPLIQGFLVLFFALLLARLAPLPQAFQPLAWLSHLAKSLAAKVKRGDRDERQQLIAGSLAILLLVLPFWLIITFLLELAAFPWFFEFLILYLCLNDACFIQEAEEIYQALRRGDKPAARELLSPWVARDTAELSETGIAKATIEKLVTTPIHGTVTVVFFFCLAGAPMVLLVRMLKQLEQSWWCLDPQYRFFGRPVFLVNQVLLYIPAQLWRFTLAIQGGPQALKLIWQTPHSRFPIGFNFQVATMAAYVLMTELGGPQKYSGIKVQVEKVGPGPVPDHKTIPKAISLTFRTFAIWFAFVVLLPLIWVLLRYSQTL, encoded by the coding sequence ATGAGCCTGCCCTTCTACGAGCAGTTGCTGGCCTTAGACGGGCCCCTTATTCAGGGGTTTCTGGTGCTGTTTTTTGCCTTGTTGCTGGCGCGATTGGCGCCGCTGCCCCAGGCTTTTCAACCTCTGGCCTGGTTGAGCCATCTGGCCAAGTCACTGGCCGCCAAGGTCAAACGGGGCGACAGAGACGAAAGGCAGCAGCTGATTGCCGGCTCTCTGGCCATTTTGCTGCTGGTGCTGCCATTTTGGTTAATCATCACCTTCCTGCTGGAACTGGCGGCATTCCCCTGGTTCTTTGAGTTTTTGATCCTCTATCTGTGTCTCAACGATGCCTGTTTCATTCAGGAAGCCGAAGAGATATACCAGGCCCTCAGGCGGGGAGACAAACCGGCCGCCAGAGAGTTGCTCTCCCCCTGGGTCGCCCGCGACACTGCCGAACTATCCGAGACTGGCATCGCCAAGGCTACCATAGAAAAGCTGGTGACCACTCCCATTCATGGCACTGTTACTGTGGTGTTTTTCTTCTGCCTCGCCGGCGCGCCCATGGTGCTGCTGGTGAGAATGTTAAAACAGCTGGAGCAAAGCTGGTGGTGTCTGGATCCACAATACCGTTTCTTCGGTCGGCCCGTGTTTCTGGTCAATCAGGTGCTGCTGTATATCCCGGCGCAGCTGTGGCGTTTTACCCTGGCGATTCAGGGCGGCCCCCAGGCACTGAAACTGATTTGGCAAACACCTCATAGCCGCTTTCCCATCGGCTTTAACTTCCAGGTGGCAACCATGGCGGCGTATGTATTGATGACAGAGCTTGGCGGACCACAAAAGTATTCCGGCATCAAGGTTCAGGTGGAGAAAGTGGGCCCGGGCCCAGTGCCGGATCACAAGACCATTCCCAAGGCGATTTCACTGACATTTCGCACCTTCGCCATCTGGTTTGCTTTCGTCGTATTGTTACCTCTGATTTGGGTTTTGTTACGTTATTCACAAACGCTTTAA
- a CDS encoding DUF2721 domain-containing protein: MHISLTTPALLFPAISLLLLAYTNRFFSLAALIRTLSGGDKPVAAEQLKNLRRRIVIIRRMQEAGVTSFALCVLCMIFIYLGFNTTGSVIFGASLLLLLYSLILSVIEIRISVDALNIHLKEMS, from the coding sequence ATGCATATCTCTTTGACGACCCCGGCACTGCTGTTTCCGGCTATTTCCCTGCTACTGCTGGCCTATACCAACAGATTTTTCTCGCTGGCCGCCTTGATCCGCACCCTGAGTGGCGGTGATAAACCCGTTGCTGCCGAACAGCTGAAAAACTTGCGCCGCCGCATCGTTATCATCCGTCGCATGCAGGAGGCCGGCGTCACCAGCTTCGCCCTGTGCGTGCTGTGTATGATTTTTATCTATCTTGGCTTCAATACCACAGGCTCGGTGATTTTCGGCGCCAGTTTGCTGTTGCTGCTGTATTCCTTGATCCTGTCGGTGATTGAAATCCGTATCTCGGTTGATGCCCTCAACATCCATCTCAAAGAGATGAGCTAA
- a CDS encoding trimeric intracellular cation channel family protein — protein MTLWVYSLDLFGTAVFALSGALAAGRHRMDPFGVLVLAAVTAIGGGTLRDTILGAPVFWLHDHNYLYVILLTVVLTLILVRRPWRLPPSSLAIADAVGLALFTVIGAQKALTMEYGGMIAVVMGLITGVGGGIIRDLLCRRIPMVLRTEIYATASILGGLVYTCSLQLKLDAEAALMLAFITALIIRLAAIRWHLSLPAFDLKTKRE, from the coding sequence ATGACGCTGTGGGTCTATAGCCTGGATCTGTTTGGTACCGCCGTATTCGCCCTTTCCGGCGCTTTGGCTGCCGGCCGACACAGGATGGATCCATTCGGCGTTTTGGTGCTGGCAGCGGTCACCGCCATCGGCGGCGGCACCCTCAGAGACACAATTCTGGGCGCTCCGGTATTCTGGCTTCATGACCACAACTATCTCTACGTGATACTGCTGACCGTGGTGTTGACCTTGATTCTGGTACGCCGGCCCTGGCGTTTGCCCCCATCTAGCCTGGCCATAGCCGATGCCGTCGGCCTGGCACTCTTTACCGTTATCGGCGCCCAGAAGGCTCTGACAATGGAATACGGCGGCATGATAGCCGTAGTCATGGGCTTGATCACCGGAGTGGGAGGAGGCATTATTCGGGATCTGCTTTGCCGCCGGATCCCCATGGTGCTGCGTACCGAAATCTACGCCACGGCATCTATTCTGGGCGGTCTGGTGTACACCTGCAGCCTACAGCTGAAACTCGACGCCGAGGCGGCGCTGATGCTGGCTTTTATCACAGCCTTGATAATTCGTCTGGCCGCCATACGTTGGCACCTGTCGTTACCTGCGTTTGACTTGAAGACCAAGAGAGAATGA
- a CDS encoding nuclear transport factor 2 family protein yields MRYLGLILALLSSPLLANSGDMPPEQQMAVRYIHALTTHDYDELATFYNRDSVFNDKTADRKYTGGRHIIEFLERAHRGVLEYQFNIEHMFNSGSLVVMIGNYHYKGPGEQFGKPGKIIDIAIPGVTTLKLDTLNHRVKEHMDLMDYQTMADQLSAQ; encoded by the coding sequence GTGCGTTATTTGGGGTTGATCCTGGCATTGTTAAGCTCACCATTGCTGGCCAACAGCGGCGATATGCCGCCGGAGCAGCAGATGGCCGTGCGCTATATCCATGCCCTGACCACCCACGACTATGATGAGCTGGCGACCTTTTACAATCGCGACAGTGTCTTCAACGACAAAACCGCAGATCGCAAATACACGGGCGGCAGGCACATCATAGAGTTTCTGGAGCGGGCCCACCGCGGCGTGCTCGAGTATCAATTCAACATAGAGCACATGTTCAACTCTGGCTCTCTGGTGGTGATGATAGGCAACTATCACTACAAGGGTCCAGGAGAGCAATTCGGCAAACCGGGCAAAATCATAGACATCGCCATTCCCGGAGTGACCACGCTAAAGCTGGATACCCTTAATCACAGGGTTAAAGAGCATATGGATCTGATGGACTATCAAACCATGGCGGACCAACTCTCGGCTCAATAA
- the tyrS gene encoding tyrosine--tRNA ligase, with protein sequence MADLAQIMAEIKRGTDEILLEADLLEKLKEGRPLKIKLGADPTAPDIHLGHTVILNKLRLFQDLGHEVIFLIGDFTGMVGDPSGKNSTRPPLTREQVLANAETYKEQVFKILDPAKTRIEFNSSWLEDLGAAGMIRLASRQTVARMMERDDFKKRYASGQSIAIHEFMYPLLQGYDSVALNADVELGGTDQKFNLLMGRELQKAEGMKPQAVIMMPLLEGLDGVKKMSKSAGNYIGVSEAPDEMFGKIMSISDELMWRYLELLSFRPLTEIEQFKADVEAGANPRDIKIALAKEIIGRFHSEEAAEAAHQAFINRFQKGAMPDDIPELTLEAGEGLAIANLLKEAGLVGSTSDAMRMIKQGAVKMDGDKLEDSKLVLNAGTCAVFQVGKRKFAKVTLA encoded by the coding sequence ATGGCTGATTTAGCACAAATAATGGCGGAAATTAAACGTGGTACCGACGAGATTTTGCTCGAAGCGGATCTGCTGGAAAAGCTGAAAGAAGGTCGACCACTGAAAATCAAGTTGGGTGCTGACCCGACTGCGCCGGACATTCACCTTGGCCATACCGTTATTCTCAACAAACTCAGACTGTTCCAGGACCTGGGACACGAGGTTATCTTCCTCATCGGTGACTTTACCGGTATGGTCGGTGACCCGAGTGGCAAGAACAGCACTCGCCCGCCACTGACCCGTGAGCAGGTGCTGGCCAACGCCGAGACCTATAAGGAACAAGTGTTCAAGATTCTGGATCCTGCCAAGACCCGGATTGAGTTCAACTCCAGTTGGTTGGAAGATCTCGGCGCTGCCGGCATGATCCGTCTGGCCTCCCGTCAGACAGTGGCCCGCATGATGGAGCGCGACGACTTCAAGAAGCGTTATGCCTCGGGTCAATCAATAGCGATCCACGAATTTATGTACCCATTGCTGCAGGGGTATGACTCAGTGGCGCTGAATGCCGATGTCGAACTGGGCGGTACAGATCAGAAGTTCAACCTGCTGATGGGCCGTGAGTTGCAGAAAGCCGAGGGCATGAAGCCACAGGCGGTGATCATGATGCCACTGCTGGAAGGGCTGGATGGCGTGAAGAAGATGTCCAAGTCTGCCGGCAACTATATAGGTGTCAGCGAAGCTCCGGATGAGATGTTCGGTAAGATAATGTCTATCTCAGATGAGTTGATGTGGCGTTACCTGGAGCTGCTGTCTTTCCGTCCACTGACTGAAATCGAGCAGTTCAAGGCCGATGTCGAAGCCGGTGCCAACCCAAGGGATATCAAGATAGCCCTGGCGAAAGAGATTATCGGTCGCTTCCACAGTGAAGAAGCTGCCGAGGCTGCCCATCAAGCCTTTATCAATCGTTTCCAAAAGGGCGCCATGCCGGACGATATTCCCGAGCTGACTCTGGAAGCCGGTGAAGGACTGGCGATTGCCAATCTGTTGAAAGAGGCGGGTCTGGTTGGTTCAACCTCCGATGCCATGCGAATGATCAAACAAGGTGCGGTGAAGATGGATGGTGACAAGCTTGAAGACAGCAAGCTGGTACTGAACGCCGGCACATGCGCGGTATTCCAGGTCGGCAAGCGTAAGTTTGCCAAGGTAACACTGGCCTGA